Proteins co-encoded in one Octopus bimaculoides isolate UCB-OBI-ISO-001 chromosome 9, ASM119413v2, whole genome shotgun sequence genomic window:
- the LOC106869647 gene encoding zinc finger protein 91, with protein MPKEIVKALYHCDICGISFSQKGNLVTHKRVHTGEKPYYCNICGKSFSQSHALTKHKRIHTGEKPYNCDICGKSFSVKCNLTTHKRIHTGEKPYHCGICGKSFSENGVLTKHKRIHTGEKPYRCDICGESFSENGILTKHKRIHTGEKPYHCDICGKSFSRNDHLTRHKYTHTGIKLYNCDICGKSFSENGVLTKHKRIHTGEKPYHCDICGQSFSESSTLTIHKRIHTGEKPYHCDFCGKSFSHTGNLNKHKYVHTVFYHIKKANRNRLPGHFSAFKNSLRINMGDVNNLNTSNTIVFTNTNTVKQTYSNEKSLRSKTFSVQRSSHRNVPEFCCEICKKTYPSKHEAFKHKETHKENPYHCEMCGKYFVSRTKLTKHRRIHTREKLFLCKICGKSFMKNSNLVVHIRSHTGEKPFSCEICGKSFVDNCYLKKHKTLHTGEKPNRCEICGKSFISSSNLVIHKRSHTGEKPYCCKICGKSFASNCHLNRHKRLHSGEKPYCCDICGKSFVSNGNLSRHSRIHTGEKPYRCVICGKSFTTHSLLKTHAMTHTGNKPYNCEICGKSFVRNSDLVVHKRRHTGEKPFHCKICSKSFISNSELNRHKRIHTGVKPFQCQVCGKSFFSNSKLVYHNRSHTGEKPYRCEICGKPFVSNSSLTIHRRIHTGEKLFHCETCGKSFVSNGDLTKHKRTHTGEKLFRCEICGKSFTQSSSFVIHRRIHTGEEPYHCVTCGKSFISSSILKTHKQTHSGRKPFNRKK; from the exons ATGCCAAAAGAGATAGTGAAAGCAttataccattgtgatatctgtggtatatcATTCTCTCAGAAAGGTAACTTAGTTACTCACAAACGtgtacatactggagaaaaaccatattactgtaatatctgtggtaaatcattctcacaaagTCATgctttaactaaacacaaacgtattcatacaggagagaagccatataactgtgatatctgtggtaagtcattctctgtAAAATGTAACCTAACTACTCACAAAcggattcatacaggagagaagccatatcactgtggtatttgtggtaaatcattctctgaaaatggtgtcttaactaaacacaaacgcattcatacaggagagaaaccatatcgttgtgatatttgtggtgaatcattttctgaaaatggtatcttaactaaacacaaacgcattcatactggagagaagccatatcactgtgatatctgtggtaaatcattctcacgaAATGATCACTTAACTAggcacaaatacactcatacaggaATTAAGTTATacaactgtgatatctgtggtaaatctttctctgaaaatggtgtcttaactaaacacaagcgcattcatacaggagagaaaccatatcactgtgatatttgtggtcaGTCATTTTCTGAGAGTAGTACTTTAACTATtcacaaacgaattcatacaggagagaaaccatatcactgtgatttctgtggtaaatcattctctcatacaGGGAacttaaacaaacacaaatatgttcatacaG tattcTATCATATCAAGAAAGCGAACCGTAATAGATTACCAGGACATTTCTCGGCTTTTAAGAATTCTCTGAGAATTAATATGGGAGATGTTAATAACTTGAACACTTCTAACACAATTGTTTTTACCAATACAAATACAGTTAAACAGACATACAGCAATGAAAAATCTTTACGAAGTAAAACCTTTTCTGTGCAAAGATCATCACACAGAAATGTTCCAGAATTTTGCTGTGAGATTTGTAAGAAAACATATCCTTCAAAACATGAAGCcttcaaacacaaagaaacacacaaggAAAACCCCTATCATTGTGAAATGTGtgggaaatattttgtttcacgGACGAAATTAACAAAACACAGAAGGATTCACACTAGGGAAAAACTTTTCCTTTGTAAAATTTGTGGGAAATCTTTCATGAAGAATTCGAATCTTGTTGTTCACATACGtagtcatactggagaaaaacccttTAGCTGTGAAATATGCGGGAAATCTTTCGTGGacaattgttatttaaaaaaacacaaaacattacacacaggagaaaaaccgaATCGCTGTGAGATATGTGGCAAATCTTTCATTAGTAGTTCGAATCTTGTTATCCacaaacgtagtcacactggagaaaaaccttactgttgtaaaatatgtggaaaatcttttgcCTCTAATTGTCACTTAAACAGACACAAACGCTTACATTCTGGTGAAAAACCATactgctgtgatatttgtgggaagTCTTTTGTCTCAAATGGTAATTTAAGCAGACATTCAAGGATACACACGGGGGAAAAACCTTATCGTTGTgtaatatgtggaaaatcatttacCACTCACAGTCTTTTAAAAACGCATGCAATGACACACACTGGTAATAAGCCTtataattgtgaaatttgtggaaaatcattcGTTAGAAATTCTGATCTTGTGGTTCACAAACGTagacacactggagaaaaaccatttcattgtaaaatatgtAGCAAATCTTTCATATCCAACAGTGAATTAAACAGgcacaaaagaatacatactggAGTAAAGCCGTTTCAATGTCAAGTATGTGGCAAATCATTCTTTAGTAATTCAAAACTTGTTTACCACAATCGAAGTCACACTGGTGAAAAGCCCTAtcgttgtgaaatatgtggaaagcCTTTTGTTTCTAACTCTAGTTTGACAATACATAGAAgaatacacactggagagaagTTGTTTCACTGTGAAACGTGTGGAAAATCATTTGTCTCCAATGGTgatttaacaaaacacaaaagaacGCACACTGGAGAGAAGCTGTTTCGCTGTGAGATTTGCGGGAAATCTTTTACCCAGAGTTCTAGCTTTGTTATTCACAGAAGAATACACACCGGAGAAGAACCTTATCATTGTGTAACGTGTGGGAAATCGTTTATCAGCAGCAGTATCTTAaagacacacaagcaaacacactcaGGAAGGAAGCCTTTCAacagaaaaaagtga
- the LOC106869648 gene encoding zinc finger protein 708, with amino-acid sequence MFTKERSLYENIPEYCCEICGKNFYSEYEVVTHKETHNRKSPFHCEVCGKCFVYNGQLTRHKRVHTGEKPYRCELCGKCFVSKGNLKSHKRIHTGEKLFHCEICGKSFDSNSNLTNHKRIHTGEKPFGCEICGKSFSVNSNLVVHKRIHTGEKPYHCKVCGKSFITSSYLTIHKRIHSGEKPFKCKICGISFTENSKLTIHLRKHTGEKPYWCEICGKSFVNSSYLTNHSRVHTGEKPYRCEICGKSFTRNWNLVYHKRNHTGEKPCHCEICGKSFSDNSSLVIHVRSHTGEKPYHCEICGKSFILNSVLKIHRRIHIGDKPYDCEICGKSFINKSNLVIHIRSHTGEKPSRCEICGKSFVSNNVLKTHQKIHTGEKRFHCEICGKSFINNSILVIHTRSHTGEKP; translated from the coding sequence ATGTTTACTAAAGAAAGatcattatatgaaaatattcctgaatattgctgtgaaatttgtggaaaaaaTTTCTATTCGGAATATGAGGTTGTCacacataaagaaacacacaatAGAAAATCTCCCTTCCACTGTGAAGTCTGtggaaaatgttttgtttataacgGTCAATTAACAAGGCATAAAAGAGTACACACTGGGGAAAAACCCTATCGTTGTGAATTATGTGGAAAATGTTTTGTCTCTAAGGGTAATTTAAAATCccacaaaagaatacacactggagaaaaattgtttcattgtgaaatatgcgGAAAATCTTTTGATTCTAACAGTAATTTAACAAatcacaaaagaatacatactggCGAGAAGCCTTTTGGCTGTGAAATATGCGGGAAATCTTTCTCTGTTAATTCTAATCTTGTAGttcataaaagaatacacaccgGAGAAAAGCCCTATCATTGCAAAGTATGTGGAAAGTCTTTCATCACTAGCAGTTATTTAACGATACACAAACGAATACACAGTGGAGAAAAACcgtttaaatgtaaaatatgtgGGATTTCTTTTACTGAGAATTCTAAGCTTACAATTCACCTACGTaaacatactggagaaaaaccgtaTTGGTGTGagatatgtgggaaatcttttgtcaATAGCAGTTATTTAACAAATCATAGTAGGGTACATACTGGCGAAAAACCCTATCGCTGTGAAATATGCGGAAAATCTTTCACTCGGAATTGGAATCTTGTTTACCACAAACGTaatcacactggagaaaaaccctgTCACTGTGAAATATGCGGAAAATCTTTCTCTGATAATTCAAGTCTTGTTATTCACGTACGTAGTCACACTGGGGAAAAACCCtaccattgtgaaatatgtggaaaatcatttatATTAAACAGTGTCTTAAAAATACACAGAAGGATACATATTGGAGATAAACCCTATGACTGCGAAATATGCGGAAAATCATTCATTAATAAGTCAAACCTTGTTATCCACATACgcagtcacactggagaaaaaccctcccgttgtgaaatttgtggtaaatcatttgtcTCCAACAATGTTTTAAAAACGCACCAAaaaatacacactggagaaaagcgatttcactgtgaaatttgtggaaaatctTTCATTAATAATTCAATCCTTGTTATCCACACACgcagtcacactggagaaaaaccc